A stretch of Triticum aestivum cultivar Chinese Spring chromosome 1D, IWGSC CS RefSeq v2.1, whole genome shotgun sequence DNA encodes these proteins:
- the LOC123175600 gene encoding sulfhydryl oxidase 1: MTINPSTRASRVSQTEHRNATGPERSSPRRSMAPAAARLLFLTLAVASSLAVGAEALRSLGVGDGATAQGDYAVELDATSFDAFLTASRESFAVVEFFAHWCPACRNYKPHYEKVAKLFNGPDAAHPGRVLMARIDCASKVNIDLCNRFSVDHYPFLLWGPHQNLLTLSGTGSKRKGK, from the exons ATGACTATAAATCCCAGCACGAGAGCTTCGCGGGTGTCTCAAACGGAACACCGGAACGCCACCGGGCCGGAGAGATCCAGCCCCCGCCGATCCATGGCtcccgcggcggcgcggctcctcttcctcaccctcgcCGTCGCCTCCTCCCTCGCCGTGGGCGCGGAGGCCCTCCGGTCGCTGGGCGTCGGCGACGGGGCCACCGCGCAGGGGGACTACGCCGTGGAGCTCGACGCCACCAGCTTCGACGCCTTCCTCACGGCATCGCGAGAGTCCTTCGCCGTCGTCGAGTTCTTCGCCCACTG GTGTCCAGCTTGCAGAAACTACAAG CCCCATTATGAGAAGGTTGCAAAACTTTTCAACGGTCCAGATGCTGCACATCCTGGGAGAGTACTGATGGCTAGGATTGATTGTGCATCAAAG GTGAACATAGATCTTTGCAATAGATTTTCTGTTGACCATTATCCTTTCCTACTTTGGGGCCCCCACCAAAATTTGCTAACACTAAGTGGGACTGGAAGCAAGAGAAAAGGGAAATAA